In the genome of Methanobrevibacter ruminantium, the window AATCAAACTGACTATTAGAAGAGCAACCCATTCGAATACATCTCCAAGCATATGAATAGAAATGGCCTTTTCATTAAATGTTCTTCCTTTATGCAATCTAATTAAAGAGGCTCCTTTAAATATTATGCCTAAAATAGCAATCAGGATCATGCCTGAAGCATCAGGAGATTGGCTTATGAATAGTCGATGCAATGCTTCATAAGCAACAGTCATAGAGACTAGGAGGACTATAGTGGAATTAAATAAGGCTCCAAAAATGGATAATCTTTGGAAACCGTAAGTAAAATTATCATTGGATTTCCTAATGGAAAATTTTTCCAAAATCCACGCAATCAATATTGAAATTGTATCACTTAAATCATGCAAAGCATCAGATAGGATTGCTACACTATTCGTGAAAATTCCTCCGCTGATAACGATAATATTAAATATTATATTTAAAACCAATGCAATGGAAAGGTTTTCGCTAGCTTCTTTATGTACATTATGTTTTTTGAAATTTTTTTTAATCAAAGTATCCTCCTTTTATCAAGATCTTGAAATTAAATTCTATCATAACAATTTTAGAAAGAATAAAAAAATTACAATTATTCTATAAAAGAGTTTTTAAAGTCCCATAAAGCCATTCACATTTTTTCTTTATAACTGCATAAAGAAAAATTCTTTTGAATCAGATATTGGCAAAAGCCTACATTATCTTTTAAAAACCCAAATATAAAAATATAGATTAAAGATTTTTTTAATTGAATCAATATCATATTATATTAAATTGCAAACTCTTATAATTTTATATGTTTTACTATTTAATTTAAAAATATATAAAATAATAATGATAGAAAAAAATCAAAAAGAATAAAAACTTTTAAAAATAATAAATAATATCTACTATTTTTTACATATAATATTTAGAGGAATTAATATGGATTATGATGTAATATATATTGGAAGTGGAAATGCAGCATGGCAAGGAGGCCGTTTCTTAAGAAAAGCAGGCCTTAAAATATTAATCGTTGAAGAAAGCCTATATGGTGGAACATGTGCAAACAGAGGTTGCAACTCAAAGGCAATCCTTGATGCCCCATATGAAATAAAGGCATTGGCAGACAATTTCGAAGGCTGTGGAAAATCCGGCGATTTTGATGTGGATTGGACTGCATTAATGGAATTGAAACGTAAGAGAATTGCAAATATGGCTCCTTTCCTTGATGGAAAATTCAAGGAATATGGCCTTGATGTTGCTCATGGAAGAGGAATAATCATTGATGAGCATACCGTTCAAGTTGGAGAAGAGAAATTCACCACAGAGAAAATAGTCATTTGTACTGGTTTGAAACCTGCAATTCCAGACATTCCTGGAAAGGAATACTTACATGACAGCACTGACTTTTTAGACATTGATGAGCTTCCAAAGCATGCAATAATCATTGGTGCAGGATTTGTAGGAATGGAATTTGCATCAATCCTTGCAGAGGCAGGTCTTGAAGCGGATGTAATCATCAGAGGAGACAGGGCATTGAAATACTTCCACCAGCCATATGTTCAACATGTAATTGAAATACTTAAAGAGAAAAACATCAGATTCCACTTCAATGAAACCGTTAGAGAAATCATTAAGGATGAGAATGTTGCAATCGATAATCCTGAAAAAAGAGTTCTTAATCTTGAAAATGCATTGAATATTGATGATAAATTAAGGGATCCTGATGCTAAAATCGATAATAAAGCTTATGAAAATGCATTTACAGTTAACTGTGAA includes:
- a CDS encoding dihydrolipoyl dehydrogenase family protein; this translates as MDYDVIYIGSGNAAWQGGRFLRKAGLKILIVEESLYGGTCANRGCNSKAILDAPYEIKALADNFEGCGKSGDFDVDWTALMELKRKRIANMAPFLDGKFKEYGLDVAHGRGIIIDEHTVQVGEEKFTTEKIVICTGLKPAIPDIPGKEYLHDSTDFLDIDELPKHAIIIGAGFVGMEFASILAEAGLEADVIIRGDRALKYFHQPYVQHVIEILKEKNIRFHFNETVREIIKDENVAIDNPEKRVLNLENALNIDDKLRDPDAKIDNKAYENAFTVNCESGLSLAGDYVIAAMGREANVDDIGLENVGLTYTNRGIKVNEYLQTEVPNIYASGDVADSGIAKLVTVAIHQSKYLGKALLEENPEKIVYPVVPAVAYTIPRIATVGVPAFVAEESDDYEVHRIQYGKSYSLELKNDRTAEAKVIVDKDLQIVGAEIMAADAENVANMFTFIINQKISLEDLDHMIYAFPSSSSVCLYKLHNIHYTF
- a CDS encoding cation diffusion facilitator family transporter gives rise to the protein MIKKNFKKHNVHKEASENLSIALVLNIIFNIIVISGGIFTNSVAILSDALHDLSDTISILIAWILEKFSIRKSNDNFTYGFQRLSIFGALFNSTIVLLVSMTVAYEALHRLFISQSPDASGMILIAILGIIFKGASLIRLHKGRTFNEKAISIHMLGDVFEWVALLIVSLILYFANIPILDPIASILVSVWVIYNLAKTLIASVKILLQSSPSNIDVDSLKKDLLSVNHVESIDDFHIWSLDGIENVLTSKLRLSVNSENVNGIESTLADLRKVAIGYGIDETTFEFTYLKNN